A portion of the Desmodus rotundus isolate HL8 chromosome 8, HLdesRot8A.1, whole genome shotgun sequence genome contains these proteins:
- the LOC112301243 gene encoding LOW QUALITY PROTEIN: probable ATP-dependent RNA helicase DDX52 (The sequence of the model RefSeq protein was modified relative to this genomic sequence to represent the inferred CDS: inserted 5 bases in 3 codons; substituted 1 base at 1 genomic stop codon), translating into MDMHDLFHRLGTGAKFNVRRFSVDTAQFQIEKRKYDFDSSEMLQRLYFFGNKSVPGECGESRTHQELQDAERKEENLTERKREQNKKKRKKMISEITSEEEDSIRWISSVEVKIEDKKVKRENILTSGKLEHIXEKINFLQNKHKIHIXGTDLPDPIATFQQLEQEYKINSQLLQNILDAGFQIPTPIQMQAIPVMLRGPELLASAPTGSGKTLAFSIPILMHLKQPASKGFRALIISPMQELACQIHRELVKISEGTGFRIHMIHKAAVAAKKFGPKSSKKFDILVTTPNQLIYLLKQDPPGIDLTSVEWLIVDESDKLFEDGKTGFRDQLDSIFLACTSHKVRRAMFSAAFAYDVEQWCKLNLDSVSIGARNSTVETXEQELLFVGSETGKLRAMRQLIXKGFDPPVLVFVQSIERAKELFHELVYEGVNVDIIHTDRTQEQRNNTVHSFRAGKIWVLICTALLARGIDFKGVNLVINYDFPTSSVEYIHRIGRTGRAGHEGKAVTFFSEDDKPLLRSIANVIQQAGCPVPEYLKGFQKLLSKQKKKMIKKPLQRESISTTPKYFLEKAKDRWKKVTGQNSKEEVPIEDKS; encoded by the exons CTTCTCTGTGGACACAGCGCAGTTCCagatagaaaaaaggaaatatgacTTTGATTCTTCAGAGATGCTACAGAGACTGTACTTTTTTGGAAACAAGTCTGTCCCAGGTGAGTGTGGAGAATCAAGAACTCATCAGGAGCTCCAAgatgcagagagaaaagaagagaacctaactgagaggaagagggagcagaacaaaaaaaagaggaagaagatgatTTCAGAAATTACTTCAGAAGAAGAAGATTCTATACGGTGGATATCATCAGTGGAAGTGAAAATTGAagataaaaaagttaaaagagaaaatatactaACTTCAGGGAAGCTGGAGCACAT AGAAAAGATAAACTTCTtgcagaataaacacaaaattcacATCTAAGGAACTGATCTTCCTGACCCAATTGCTACATTTCAGCAACTTGAACAGGAATATAAAATCAATTCTCAACTGCTTCAGAACATTCTAGATGCAGGCTTCCAGATACCTACGCCAATCCAAATGCAAGCCATTCCAGTTATGCTGCGTGGTCCAGAACTTCTGGCTTCTGCTCCAACTGGATCTGGAAAGACTTTGGCTTTTAGCATTCCCATTTTAATGCACCTGAAACAACCTGCAAGTAAAGGCTTCAGGGCCCTGATTATATCGCCAATGCAAGAACTTGCCTGCCAGATTCACCGAGAGCTAGTAAAAATATCCGAGGGAACAGGATTCAGGATACACATGATCCACAAAGCAGCAGTTGCAGCCAAGAAATTTGGACCAAAATCATCTAAGAAATTTGATATTCTTGTGACTACTCCAAATCAACTTATCTATTTATTAAAACAAGATCCTCCAGGAATAGACTTAACAAGTGTTGAATGGCTGATAGTAGACGAGTCAGATAAACTGTTTGAAGATGGCAAAACTGGGTTCAGAGACCAGCTGGATTCTATTTTCCTGGCCTGCACATCCCACAAGGTCAGAAGAGCTATGTTCAGTGCAGCTTTCGCATATGACGTTGAGCAGTGGTGCAAACTCAACCTGGACAGCGTGTCCATTGGAGCAAGGAATTCTACAGTAGAGAC AGAACAAGAGCTTCTCTTTGTTGGGTCTGAGACTGGAAAACTTCGAGCCATGAGACAACTTA AAAAAGGGTTCGATCCacctgttcttgtttttgttcagTCCATTGAAAGGGCTAAAGAACTTTTCCATGAGCTCGTATATGAAGGTGTTAATGTGGATATTATTCATACGGACAGAACACAGGAACAGAGAAATAACACAGTCCACAGCTTCAGAGCAGGAAAAATCTGGGTCCTTATTTGTACAGCTTTGCTAGCCAGAGGGATTGATTTCAAAGGCGTGAACTTGGTGATCAACTATGACTTTCCAACGAGCTCCGTGGAATATATCCACAGGATAGGTCGAACTGGAAGAGCAGGACATGAAGGAAAAGCTGTTACATTTTTCTCTGAAGATGATAAACCATTATTAAGAAGCATTGCCAATGTCATACAGCAGGCAGGATGTCCTGTTCCAGAGTACTTAAAGGGGTTCCAGAAACTACtcagcaaacaaaagaaaaagatgattaaGAAGCCTTTGCAAAGAGAAAGCATTAGTACAACTCCaaaatactttttagaaaaagCTAAGGATAGATGGAAAAAGGTCACTGGTCAGAACAGCAAAGAGGAAGTACCTATTGAAgacaaaagttaa